The window TTTCTGCTCCGTTCTCGATGAGGACGTCGACGAGGGAAACAGCGAGGATATCGAAGAAAAGATCTTCGCCCTGCAGCGCCTCAGCGAAATCGAGCATGCGGCGAAGGAGAACGAAGATGCGCTCACCCATATAAACCTCGCGATCGAGCTTGCTGAAGAGACGGACTATCTCTACAAGTTCATCCTGCGCGGCGAGCTTTGGGCAGCGCGTTGGAACATCCTGCACGCGATGGGACGCGCCGCCGAAGCCGAAGCCGAATGTGATGAGCGCATCGCCGCCTACGAGAATATTCCTGTCAAGCACAACAGCTATCTCTATTACGGCTACCGCTTCAAGGCACAGCTCGCCGCCGAGCGCGGCGTCGTCCTCGTCGCAAAGGACTACATGCACATGGCGCTTCACGAGATGGAGATTCCCGCAGAATACGAAGACGCACTCGAAAAGGCGTTCTCCGCCACGCATGAGAACGCCTCTTGGATCTTGAACGAAATTGACCGCGCAACACCGCGCCCCGAGCTTCTTGCCTGGGATATTTAAGAAAGCATCCGATTACTCGGGCGCATCGAACGCTTGATTCGCACGATTCTTCAAAGCACTGCTTTTTTGCGCCGCTGCCCGAAGAATCGCTTCATGATGGCTCTGCATTCGTCCTCTAGGACGCCTGCACGCATCTCCAGCTGATGGTTGAGCGCGGGATGGCAGACGATGTTGAAAAGCGACTCGCACGCGCCCGCCTTTGCATCCGTTGCACCGTAGACGACGCGATCGACGCGGCTCATGACGAGCGCGCCCGCACACATCGGGCAAGGCTCGATCGTAACGTAGAGCGTCAGCCCCGAAAGGCGCCAGCGGCCAAGCTTCTTCGCCGCTTCCTGCAGAGCGATGATCTCGGCATGTGCCGTGCCGTCGTGCCAAGTTTCGCGCATATTGTGCGCACGCGCGACGACCGTGCCAGCCGCATCGACGAGCACGGCGCCAATGGGCACCTCGCCCGCTTGGAAGGCCTCCTGCGCCTCCTTGAGCGCCTCCTTCATAAAAGTGACGTCATCCAGCATGAATTCGACTCACAAGCCCGCGCAGGTCAAGCGCCTGCCGGTTCCGATAGAAGAGCGACTGCGTAGCGCGGTGCACATCGAGATGATAGGCGTCTTGCTCCGCCTCTTTCTCCCTTTCCTCGCGATTCTTCTTATTCTTCTCCATCGCCGACTCGAGCATGCGCTTGAAGTTTTCCTTCTTGTTCCCGCTCTCGCCGTCCTTCGCCTCGCGGCGACGTACATCATAGACGGCGCCCTTCATGCGTGCGATCTTTTCAACCTTGTCAATCATGGCGGACACCTCCTGAAAATGAAAAAGGATTCCATCAAAGGAAAATCGTTTTCCCTTATGCCCCTTATATCGTTCAAAATAGTCTGCACCTTAATAAAAAACCTACGTTTTTTAGGCTTTTTGTCTTATTAGATTTCTCCAAGAAAGGAGTCATTCATGACCACAGTTCAACCACAAAACACACTTCCTGCCAATACGGCGCAGCTTACCTACCGTTTCCTCGCGGCAGTCTGCCTCATCGTCTTCCTGCTCTGGCTCGCAGGACTCGTCTTCCTTGAGCCCGATCCCTACGCGCTCTACATCTTCACAGGAATCATTCTCGCCGTCGTCACGCTGGCCGCCGGAAGCAGTGCACGCGGACCGAAGGCGGCCACGATGAAAAGTTCGGAAAAAGTCGAATTTCTCAAGAGTCTGCCCGAATCCTTCCAGATCTTCACGAACGTGAGCATCGGCGTGCGCACGAACCTCGATGCTGTCATCGTCGGAGCGAACGGCGTCTTCATCGTCGACGTCAAGACGCGCTCGGGCAAGATCGAGCCGACGGCAGGCAGCGACTGGATTCGTCACAAGGTCGGCAGCAAGGGCACGCCGTATCGCGTGCCGATGAAGAATCCCCTGCAGCAGATGAAGCGCAACATCCGCGAACTGCAGTCGTACCTCGCCTCCTGCGGCGTTCGCCCGTGGATCGACGGCAGCGTCTGCTTCACGCGTGCAGAATTCGAAGAACAGATCGAGGGCTGCTACACGTCGGAAGAGGCGGTGCTCGAGCATATCAAGAGCTTCCCCGACGAGCATCCGCTGTCCGATGAAGAACAGAAAACGGTTGCCGCAGCGCTCGCGGAACGACTGTAACCTGCGCACGCCAGCACTCGCTTTGCGTGCAGGAAAAAAGGAGCCGACCGGCTCCTTTTTTCATATCCCTTTCACACTTTCCGGCAGATGGAACTTCATCACGTCGCCTCCGCCTGCAGGCTGGATCGTCAGCACGGAGGGATGCTCGTCCGCATCGAGCTTGAAGACGAGGCTCGCCGTCGCCGCTGCCCCCGGTGGGATGTCGACGGCGTTGAACACGGGCGTCTGTCGCGCAGCGAGAGCCGCCATACCGTCCTTCGATACACTGTGACGCTCCTGATCGCTGTCCGTGAGCGATATTCCCTGCGGCACGACGCTCACGGGCTGCTTGTCAGCATTCGCGATCGAAGCCTTGACGATGAGGAATGGCCCATCCTCCTTCGCGCCCTCGATCGATTCGGCGCGCTTCGCCTCCACGATCATGACCTGCAGCGAATACGGACTCTTACCTTCCTTCTTTTCCTTTTCCTTGTCCGCTTCTTCCTTCGCCTTTTCCTGCGCTTCCTTCACGTCCTTGGCGTCCACAGCGGCCGCTTCGCCGCCCTTCGCCGCCTTCCCTTCCTGCGCCTTCTCCTGAGACGATGTGCTCGCCGCCTGCTGCGAACTGCCTGCAAGAAGCCTTGCACTGCCGCCCGCAAAGAAGAACCAATAGCCGCCAACGCAAAGGACGACAGCCGCCAGCGTGATGGCGGCGAATCTCCCTGCCAAAGCCTTCATACATCCACTCCCCTTTTTCCACTCTTATGACATTATATCGTCAAAAAAGCCATTTTTCCAAAGAAAAAGCTCCCGCAAGATGCAGGAGCTTTTTTGACGTATGAGAGATTACTTCAGCGCATCGCCGAGCTTCGAGTTCGTGTTGCGTGCAGCAGCGACGCTCTCCTCGAACTTCGCCTTCTCCTCGTCGGAGAACTTGACCTCGATGATCTTCTCGCAGCCGCCCTTGCCGAGGATGACAGGCACGCCAATCGCGAGATCCTTCTCGCCGTACTCGCCGTCCAAACCGACGCAGCACGGGATGAGCTTCTTCGCATCGAGAGCGATCGCCTCGACCATCATCGCCGCCGCAGCGCCCGGAGCCATCCATGCGGACGTGCCGAGGAGCTTCGTGAGCGTTGCGCCGCCGACCTTCGTCTTCTCGACGACGTCCGTCAGCGCTTCCTTCGAGAGGAGCTGCGTCACGGGAACGCCGCGCAGCGTAGCATGGCTTACGAGCGGAACCATCGTCTTGTCGCTGTGGCCGCCCAGAACCATGCCGTCGATGTCCGTCGGCGTCGCAGGATAGCCGGCTTCCGTCAATGCGACGGAGAGGTAATAGCGGAAACGGCTGCTGTCGAGCATACCGCCCTGACCGAGGATGCGGTTGCGCGGCAGGCCGGAATCCTTCAGCGCCAAGTACGTCATGGCGTCCATCGGGTTGGAGATGATGATGAAGTACGCATCGGGGGAGAACTTCAGAGCCTGATCGACAACGCTCTTGACGATCTTTGCGTTGACGCCGATCAGATCCTCGCGGCTCATGCCCGGCTTGCGCGGCATGCCGGACGTGATGACGACGACCTCGGAGCCCGCCGTAGGAGCATAGCCGTTCGGATCGTCCGGCAGAGCCGTGACGCCCTTCACCGTCGTGTCAAAGTTCAGCATGTGAGCCGTCTGCATGATGTCGATGGCCTTGCCTTCAGGCACGCCTTCCTTGATGTCAACGAGGACAACCTCGCTGCAGAACGCCTTCGTCGCAAGAACGTTCGCAACGGTAGCTCCGACATTACCTGCACCAACAACTGTTACTTTCATGTAAAATCTGCCTCCTTTGAAATTCGGCGAGACATCCCCCACTTGCCGGGACGCATCTCCAGTGCTTGGATAATAAGTAAAACCCAAGTTCATCGCCTTTGATTATACCAAAATTTACAGAAATAATCAATTTGTTTCATGCAAATTTTGATGAAATCATTACTCCCATTTATCAGTATGCGCAAAGGCTATGCTTGTTCTTCAAACATATCCTTGCCCACACCGCACAAGGGACAGACGAAGTCCTCCGGCAGATCTTCAAACTTCACGCCCGGAGCGAGATCATAGTCGGGATCGCCCTTCGCCTCATCGTACACCCAGCCGCAGACCGTGCAAGTCCAAGTTTTCATAAGAAATTCCTCCTTGTCAGAATGAAATCTTCGGGGCAGCGCCCCGCTACGCTCCTATGATACTATGCACGGTCAGACAAAGCAAGCGTTTTGAAAATCATATTTTGAAATTCTTGATGTCGTCCGTGAACGACACGGCGATCTTTTGGAAATCTTGGATCTTTTCCATCATGTCCTGCAGCTTCCCGTGATGGTCGCTCACCGTCTCGTTGACGGACTTTGCTGCAGCGGAATTCTCCTCGGAAAGACCTGCGACGTTTTTCACCTGCCCGATGGCGTCATTCATGCGTCTCATCTCGTCGTTGAGACGCTCTATGATGCCGCCGATGCTCGCCGACACCTCGCGGATGTTCGCGACGAAAGCGTTGTTGCTCTCGACGACCTGCACGAGTTCGCCGCTCTCCTTGCCGAGCGCATGGTATTCCGTGTCGATGCTCGCGACGACGTCATTGATGATGCGCGTGATGTTGCGCACGTCGGATGTGATCGTGTCCGCCTGATCGCGCGATTCGGCGGCGAGCTTGCCGATCTCCTGCGCGACGACGGCAAAGCCCCTGCCCTGCTCGCCGGCGCGCGCCGCTTCGACCGAAGCGTTGAGGGCGAGGAGATTCGTCTGCGAGGCGATTTCCGTCACCATGTTGGCGATGGAGATGATCTTCTCCGTCTCGCTCTTCAAGGAGTCGGCAGCGTTGCGCACGGCGGCGAAGTTTTCCATGCTCCTGCCCAGCGCATCGCTGGAGGCGCGCACGCCGTCGAAGCCGCGCGCCACATTTTCCACGGCTTCCGCAAGGCTCCGATTGTTCTTCTCCTGCGAGGAGACGACCTGCTGCAGCGCCTCGACGTTTCGGTTCAGAACCTCGGCCACCTGCCCCGTCGAAGAAGCGCTCTCTGTCGTCGCTTCCGACACGCTGTCGACGACCTCCGCGATGTGGGCGGAGGCATGACTCATGTTGCTCGCCAGTTCATTGAACTTGCCGCCATAGGCGATGAGCTCATCCCCCATGCCGCGAAATCCAGTGAAGTCTGCACGCACCGACTTCTTGTAGGCGTCGATCAGCGCCCCCAGCTCCTCAAATTCATCGCGCGAGGTCAGCACGAGATCAGCGGAGAAGCGATGCTCGGCGATGTCCGCAAGCTCGCGGCGCAAAAGACGCAGCGGTGCGAGCAGCAAAAACGCGCCGGCGCCGCCCACGACACCCATGAGAAGAGGAAAGGCGAATACGACAGAAGATGTGCCGAAAAGCCAAAAGAGCACGCTGAGCACGAGCGAAGCGGCGAAAGACATGACGGCGAACTTGACGGGCAACGAGCGAGAAAACAGGCCAAGCGCACAGCTGAACGAAAATCTCCGCTTTTCCAATATGCGCTCCTTGAAGCGCAGCCGCAGGCGCACGACGCCGTTCCCTTCCTCCACTACCTCGACCTCGACCGGTTCCTTGAAGTAGTCGATCGCGCCCTTCAACAGGCCGCGGAAGTACGGGATGAGGCTGCGCTTCGACTTGTAAAGAAGCTCCGCCTCGTGCTCGGACAGCGGCGTCACCTTCAAGAGCGGCGGATTCGCGCCCGGAATCTTCTTGACGATTTCCACATGCACATTGTAAATGGACGCGAGGAACGTATAGATGTTCTTGCCTTCAAAAAAGGACGGATATACAGCAGCAAAGGTCAGGATGTTGTCGCGCCCCACTTCGTACCAAACATCATCCGGCGTCTGCCCCGTATGCCTTGCCAGAGCATCGACAAAGGTGCGAATCTCACTGTCCGGCACATCTTCCAACGGGGTGAAGATGCGGCCCGGCGCCCATCCCGCCTCCCGGCATGATTCTTGGACGGCCGTTCCATCCCAAAGCTTCTGCGCCGTATCCATCCACGTCGCCACAACAGTTCCCTTCATGATCCGCTCCTCTTCTTTCATCATATCCTGCGGCGCATTTCCTTTCCTCTCCTGCCCTTCTTATGCTATACTGACAACAAACAGCAAGGGGAGGATTTTCATGTCCGCATTTTCCAAGACGATGCGCCGTCACTTCTTCACACGCGAGTTCCTATTGTTTCTCGCCGTCGGCTGCCTCAACACGTTCAACGGCAGTCTGCTCGCCAAAATTTTCGAGCTTCTCGTCGATACGAATCTCGCGTTCAACATCGGCTACATCCTCGCAAACATCATCGCCTACGCGCTCAACAGCCGCTTGATCTTCCACGAACCGATGACGCTTGAAAAGTGTGTGAAGTTCGCGATTTCCTATATTCCGAACTATGTGATTCAGAACGTCATCGTCTTCCTCTTCTACAACCAGCTCGGCTTTCCCAGTCTCGCGGCTTTCATATTAGCCGCCGTCCTCGGCGTGCCCATCACCTTCCTCGCCGTAAAGCTCTTCGCCTTCGGCAGGAAGTGAGCCGCCCTCAAAAAGCTCCTTCATTCGCCTTCGTACCAGCAAAAGATCGCCTGCGTGCCGCAGTCTTCCATGCCTCGCGCGGAAAGCTCCTCGTAGAGCTTCTTGGCGAGTTTGAGCCCCGGAAGGTCAAGCCCCATCTCCTCAGCCGATTCGACGGCGATGCGCATGTCCTTGAGGAAATGCTTGATGAAGAAGCCCGGCGACCAGTCGCCCGCGAGCATCTTCGGCGCGAGGTTCGTCAGCGACCATGAGCCTGCCGCGCCGCCTGCAATCGTCTGCTGCACCGCCAGAGCGTCCAAGCCGCTCTTCTTCGCATACGCCATGGCCTCGGCGACGCCGAGCATGTTCGAGGCGATGGCGATCTGGTTGCTCATCTTGACGAACTGCCCGCTGCCCGCCGCACCGAAATAATGCGCGGTCTTTCCCATGGCGGCGAAGAGGTCTTTGCACCTCTCGAATGCTTCTTGCTCTCCGCCGACCATGATGGCGAGCGTCGCGTCCCTCGCGCCGATGTCGCCGCCCGAGACGGGCGCATCGAGCGCGGCGACGCCCCTTTCCTTCGCCGCAGCGAAAATCTTCTTGGCGAGCGCAGGGCTTGACGTCGTCATGTCAATGACGATGCCGCCCTCCTTCGCTGCGAGGACGCCTTCAGCGCCCAGGTAAATCTCCTCGACGTCCTTCGGGTAGCCGACGATGGAGATGACGATGTCCGCCTCCTTCGCCAGTTCTTTCGGCGAGGCCGACCAAGCCGCCCCTTCCTCAATGAGTTTTTTTGCCTTTTCCTTCGTGCGCGTGTAGACGCTGACGGGATAGCCGGCCTTCATG of the Selenomonas sputigena genome contains:
- the tadA gene encoding tRNA adenosine(34) deaminase TadA, whose amino-acid sequence is MLDDVTFMKEALKEAQEAFQAGEVPIGAVLVDAAGTVVARAHNMRETWHDGTAHAEIIALQEAAKKLGRWRLSGLTLYVTIEPCPMCAGALVMSRVDRVVYGATDAKAGACESLFNIVCHPALNHQLEMRAGVLEDECRAIMKRFFGQRRKKAVL
- a CDS encoding rubrerythrin codes for the protein MIDKVEKIARMKGAVYDVRRREAKDGESGNKKENFKRMLESAMEKNKKNREEREKEAEQDAYHLDVHRATQSLFYRNRQALDLRGLVSRIHAG
- a CDS encoding nuclease-related domain-containing protein — encoded protein: MTTVQPQNTLPANTAQLTYRFLAAVCLIVFLLWLAGLVFLEPDPYALYIFTGIILAVVTLAAGSSARGPKAATMKSSEKVEFLKSLPESFQIFTNVSIGVRTNLDAVIVGANGVFIVDVKTRSGKIEPTAGSDWIRHKVGSKGTPYRVPMKNPLQQMKRNIRELQSYLASCGVRPWIDGSVCFTRAEFEEQIEGCYTSEEAVLEHIKSFPDEHPLSDEEQKTVAAALAERL
- a CDS encoding DUF4352 domain-containing protein, whose product is MKALAGRFAAITLAAVVLCVGGYWFFFAGGSARLLAGSSQQAASTSSQEKAQEGKAAKGGEAAAVDAKDVKEAQEKAKEEADKEKEKKEGKSPYSLQVMIVEAKRAESIEGAKEDGPFLIVKASIANADKQPVSVVPQGISLTDSDQERHSVSKDGMAALAARQTPVFNAVDIPPGAAATASLVFKLDADEHPSVLTIQPAGGGDVMKFHLPESVKGI
- a CDS encoding malate dehydrogenase produces the protein MKVTVVGAGNVGATVANVLATKAFCSEVVLVDIKEGVPEGKAIDIMQTAHMLNFDTTVKGVTALPDDPNGYAPTAGSEVVVITSGMPRKPGMSREDLIGVNAKIVKSVVDQALKFSPDAYFIIISNPMDAMTYLALKDSGLPRNRILGQGGMLDSSRFRYYLSVALTEAGYPATPTDIDGMVLGGHSDKTMVPLVSHATLRGVPVTQLLSKEALTDVVEKTKVGGATLTKLLGTSAWMAPGAAAAMMVEAIALDAKKLIPCCVGLDGEYGEKDLAIGVPVILGKGGCEKIIEVKFSDEEKAKFEESVAAARNTNSKLGDALK
- a CDS encoding rubredoxin, producing the protein MKTWTCTVCGWVYDEAKGDPDYDLAPGVKFEDLPEDFVCPLCGVGKDMFEEQA
- a CDS encoding heme NO-binding domain-containing protein, with product MKGTVVATWMDTAQKLWDGTAVQESCREAGWAPGRIFTPLEDVPDSEIRTFVDALARHTGQTPDDVWYEVGRDNILTFAAVYPSFFEGKNIYTFLASIYNVHVEIVKKIPGANPPLLKVTPLSEHEAELLYKSKRSLIPYFRGLLKGAIDYFKEPVEVEVVEEGNGVVRLRLRFKERILEKRRFSFSCALGLFSRSLPVKFAVMSFAASLVLSVLFWLFGTSSVVFAFPLLMGVVGGAGAFLLLAPLRLLRRELADIAEHRFSADLVLTSRDEFEELGALIDAYKKSVRADFTGFRGMGDELIAYGGKFNELASNMSHASAHIAEVVDSVSEATTESASSTGQVAEVLNRNVEALQQVVSSQEKNNRSLAEAVENVARGFDGVRASSDALGRSMENFAAVRNAADSLKSETEKIISIANMVTEIASQTNLLALNASVEAARAGEQGRGFAVVAQEIGKLAAESRDQADTITSDVRNITRIINDVVASIDTEYHALGKESGELVQVVESNNAFVANIREVSASIGGIIERLNDEMRRMNDAIGQVKNVAGLSEENSAAAKSVNETVSDHHGKLQDMMEKIQDFQKIAVSFTDDIKNFKI
- a CDS encoding GtrA family protein, with the protein product MSAFSKTMRRHFFTREFLLFLAVGCLNTFNGSLLAKIFELLVDTNLAFNIGYILANIIAYALNSRLIFHEPMTLEKCVKFAISYIPNYVIQNVIVFLFYNQLGFPSLAAFILAAVLGVPITFLAVKLFAFGRK
- a CDS encoding NAD(P)-dependent oxidoreductase; the protein is MNRMVRENIGFIGTGIMGSSMARNLMKAGYPVSVYTRTKEKAKKLIEEGAAWSASPKELAKEADIVISIVGYPKDVEEIYLGAEGVLAAKEGGIVIDMTTSSPALAKKIFAAAKERGVAALDAPVSGGDIGARDATLAIMVGGEQEAFERCKDLFAAMGKTAHYFGAAGSGQFVKMSNQIAIASNMLGVAEAMAYAKKSGLDALAVQQTIAGGAAGSWSLTNLAPKMLAGDWSPGFFIKHFLKDMRIAVESAEEMGLDLPGLKLAKKLYEELSARGMEDCGTQAIFCWYEGE